In Phaeobacter gallaeciensis DSM 26640, a genomic segment contains:
- the pheS gene encoding phenylalanine--tRNA ligase subunit alpha, with translation MDDLKAKYLGQIADAADENALEAIRVSAVGKKGEVSLKMRELGKMTPEERQVAGPALNALKDEINAALSAKKAGLADAALDARLRTEWLDVTLPTRPTRNGTLHPISQASEELTAIFAELGFSVAEGPRIDTDWYNFDALNIPGHHPARAEMDTFYMHRAEGDDRPPHVLRTHTSPVQIRSMEKMGAPLRIICPGGVYRADYDQTHTPMFHQVEGLALDKDISMANLKWVLEEFVKSYFEVDSVDLRFRASHFPFTEPSAEVDIRCSWKDGTLKIGEGDDWLEILGSGMVHPKVIAAGGIDPEVYQGFAFGMGIDRIAMLKYGIPDLRAFFDSDLRWLRHYGFQCLDVPTLHGGLSR, from the coding sequence ATGGACGATCTTAAAGCAAAATATCTCGGGCAGATCGCCGATGCTGCCGATGAGAACGCGCTGGAGGCCATCCGGGTCTCGGCGGTTGGCAAAAAAGGCGAAGTGAGCCTTAAGATGCGCGAGCTGGGCAAGATGACGCCGGAAGAGCGTCAGGTCGCAGGACCGGCTCTCAACGCGCTGAAGGATGAGATTAACGCAGCGCTGTCTGCGAAGAAAGCAGGGCTTGCCGATGCCGCGCTGGACGCACGCCTGCGGACCGAATGGCTGGATGTCACACTGCCGACCCGCCCGACCCGCAACGGCACGCTGCATCCGATCAGCCAGGCCAGCGAAGAGCTGACGGCGATTTTCGCTGAGCTGGGGTTCTCCGTGGCCGAAGGCCCGCGCATTGATACCGACTGGTACAATTTCGACGCGCTGAATATCCCTGGCCATCACCCGGCCCGCGCCGAGATGGACACGTTTTACATGCACCGCGCGGAGGGCGACGACCGCCCGCCGCATGTGCTGCGCACGCACACATCGCCGGTGCAGATCCGCTCGATGGAGAAGATGGGCGCGCCGCTGCGCATCATCTGTCCGGGTGGTGTGTATCGTGCGGACTACGACCAGACTCACACACCGATGTTTCACCAGGTCGAAGGCCTCGCCCTCGACAAGGACATCTCGATGGCCAACCTGAAGTGGGTGCTGGAAGAGTTCGTGAAATCCTACTTTGAGGTGGACAGCGTCGATCTGCGCTTCCGCGCCTCGCATTTCCCCTTCACCGAGCCGTCGGCAGAGGTTGATATTCGCTGCTCCTGGAAAGATGGCACACTGAAAATCGGTGAGGGCGACGACTGGCTGGAAATCCTTGGCTCCGGCATGGTGCATCCCAAGGTAATCGCGGCCGGCGGGATCGATCCGGAGGTCTATCAGGGCTTTGCCTTCGGGATGGGCATCGACCGGATTGCGATGCTGAAATACGGCATCCCCGATCTGCGCGCCTTCTTCGACAGCGACCTGCGCTGGTTGCGCCACTATGGGTTCCAATGCCTGGACGTGCCGACGCTGCACGGTGGTTTGAGTAGGTGA
- the rplT gene encoding 50S ribosomal protein L20 — protein MSRVKGGTTTHARHKKVIKAAKGYYGRRKNTFKVARQAVDKANQYATRDRKNRKRNFRALWIQRINAAVRSHDEALTYSRFINGLTLAGIEVDRKVLADLAVHEPEAFGAIVKQAQSALAA, from the coding sequence ATGTCCCGCGTTAAAGGTGGTACCACAACTCACGCCCGTCACAAGAAAGTCATCAAGGCCGCAAAAGGCTATTATGGCCGCCGCAAGAATACCTTCAAGGTAGCGCGTCAGGCCGTTGACAAGGCAAACCAATACGCAACTCGCGACCGTAAGAACCGCAAGCGGAATTTCCGCGCGCTGTGGATCCAGCGGATCAACGCAGCTGTGCGTAGCCACGACGAGGCTCTGACATACTCCCGCTTCATCAATGGCCTGACCCTGGCCGGGATCGAAGTGGACCGTAAAGTGCTGGCCGATCTGGCCGTCCACGAACCCGAAGCTTTCGGTGCGATCGTGAAGCAAGCACAGAGCGCCCTGGCTGCCTAA
- a CDS encoding alpha/beta hydrolase family esterase codes for MMRFLLPLAAVLTATSALAMGPWKGNGAPCGADVACALGERSYHVLEPEGWDGVSPLPVLLHFHGWSRTGKHAQRSDRVGASAKRRGVLLVTPNGRGKSWNFWTASTEDVPFADAVLVDVNKRYPVDQKKVYVSGYSYGSAMAWRYVCQSGADVAALLAVAGSINQTETCPQTPEEVRHVHGLADQVMDFPMGPGEDVTYPVALWRRAFGCEGAGAPQKDWQARSFLTFSRTSWSCAGHDVTLDLHPGGHFIPHGWIGRQLDELLGLTPSYP; via the coding sequence ATGATGCGATTTCTTCTACCCCTTGCTGCTGTCCTGACTGCCACCTCTGCCCTCGCGATGGGGCCATGGAAGGGCAACGGCGCCCCCTGTGGCGCGGATGTTGCCTGTGCGTTGGGCGAAAGGTCTTATCACGTTCTGGAGCCGGAGGGCTGGGACGGTGTCTCGCCTTTGCCTGTATTGCTGCATTTTCACGGATGGTCCCGGACGGGCAAACATGCCCAACGATCTGACAGGGTGGGGGCGTCGGCAAAGCGGCGGGGGGTCCTGCTGGTGACACCCAACGGTCGCGGCAAGAGCTGGAACTTCTGGACTGCAAGTACCGAAGATGTGCCTTTTGCCGATGCGGTGCTGGTCGATGTGAACAAACGCTATCCTGTCGATCAGAAGAAGGTCTATGTGTCCGGCTACTCCTACGGATCGGCAATGGCCTGGCGCTATGTCTGCCAGAGCGGCGCGGATGTGGCGGCGCTTTTGGCGGTTGCGGGGAGCATTAACCAGACTGAGACCTGTCCGCAGACCCCAGAGGAGGTGCGTCATGTGCATGGTCTTGCCGATCAGGTTATGGATTTTCCGATGGGGCCGGGGGAGGATGTGACCTATCCGGTGGCTCTGTGGCGGCGAGCATTTGGTTGCGAGGGCGCAGGTGCGCCGCAGAAGGACTGGCAGGCGCGCAGCTTTCTGACCTTTTCTCGCACCAGCTGGAGCTGCGCGGGGCACGATGTCACGCTGGATCTGCATCCCGGCGGGCATTTCATTCCGCACGGTTGGATCGGGCGGCAGCTGGATGAGCTTTTGGGCCTCACCCCCAGCTATCCTTAG